A window of the Acetobacteraceae bacterium genome harbors these coding sequences:
- a CDS encoding ubiquinone biosynthesis protein UbiH, giving the protein MVQLSPPENKQHFDICINGAGPIGAVLGILLAQKGLKVLIFEKRKLPQNRVLAQDGRAYALNERVRPMLEQTNIWQHLTKTAQKITTIHVRDRFKPVLFWLKNIEGFSFKPSDLPKGDVFGWMVEAADLLPAITHALRNCPNLTILSPYTAEFDFETSKETVHISAQEEGSTASIENYTASLVIAADGRRSELRKKVGIDLTIHPYHKDALVTLIAHEHPHNGSALENFLPEGPFARLPLCGMEGHPHCSAIVWTDTPAWISRLKNLPEKSFLNLTAPKVEAELGKLSNIGPRWTYPLSSQHAHKYIAQRFALIGDSAHGLHPVAGQGMNLGFRDVFVLEKLLSAAFEKGEDIGSEKLLKTYEQKTRPFNMALLASCDLMERSFSSANPLIKAGRQATLNLFRKISPLRKMIATQAVGRKKG; this is encoded by the coding sequence ATGGTTCAACTCTCTCCTCCAGAAAACAAACAACATTTTGATATTTGCATCAATGGCGCAGGCCCTATCGGTGCGGTATTGGGCATTTTACTTGCACAAAAAGGCTTAAAAGTCTTGATATTCGAAAAACGAAAACTTCCTCAAAACAGAGTACTTGCGCAAGATGGAAGGGCTTATGCTTTAAATGAACGTGTTCGCCCAATGCTTGAACAAACAAACATTTGGCAACATCTTACAAAAACAGCACAAAAAATCACGACAATTCATGTCCGCGATCGCTTCAAGCCTGTACTTTTCTGGCTTAAAAATATTGAAGGTTTTTCCTTTAAGCCCAGCGATCTTCCAAAAGGAGATGTATTTGGTTGGATGGTAGAAGCCGCAGATCTCCTGCCTGCAATCACGCATGCTTTAAGAAACTGCCCGAATCTCACAATTCTCTCCCCCTATACCGCTGAATTTGACTTTGAAACCTCAAAAGAAACAGTTCATATTTCAGCTCAAGAAGAAGGCTCAACCGCTTCAATAGAAAATTATACGGCTTCCTTAGTTATTGCAGCAGATGGTAGACGTTCAGAACTTCGGAAAAAAGTCGGAATAGACCTTACTATTCATCCCTATCACAAAGATGCTCTGGTCACGTTAATTGCGCACGAGCATCCCCACAATGGAAGTGCCTTGGAGAATTTTCTGCCTGAAGGTCCTTTTGCCCGCCTTCCACTTTGTGGCATGGAAGGCCATCCTCATTGCTCTGCAATTGTTTGGACAGACACACCTGCTTGGATATCCCGGCTCAAAAATTTACCAGAGAAATCTTTCTTAAACTTAACAGCACCAAAGGTAGAAGCTGAACTCGGAAAACTTTCCAATATTGGCCCGCGTTGGACATATCCTCTTTCTTCCCAACATGCTCATAAATATATCGCACAAAGATTTGCCCTCATTGGAGACAGCGCCCACGGCCTGCATCCTGTTGCAGGACAAGGAATGAACTTAGGATTCAGAGATGTCTTTGTTCTCGAAAAACTTCTAAGCGCCGCCTTTGAAAAAGGCGAAGATATCGGCTCCGAAAAGCTCCTTAAAACGTACGAACAAAAAACACGCCCCTTCAATATGGCGCTTCTCGCATCCTGTGATCTCATGGAACGCTCTTTCAGCAGTGCAAATCCACTCATAAAAGCAGGAAGACAAGCCACCCTCAACCTCTTCCGCAAAATTTCTCCCTTAAGAAAAATGATTGCGACACAGGCTGTCGGTAGAAAAAAAGGATGA
- a CDS encoding ABC transporter substrate-binding protein has product MSFRRLLRSLPLSVALTAGSLLAVANAPQAQAQDASQSGKTFVSDFGDQISTIINAPITLTEKRREILPLISKNVDIPEIGKYCLGHFWATASKEEQEEYLDLFRKVLMHAITTQIENFQNISIHVLDSTPTRFGDKIDAIVTRPTGQPIKLSVVTNGEPPKVVDVYTEGMSVRITQRNDYRSFLGSHNGEVKQLIGAMRKQVASYDTENNKPGTQRS; this is encoded by the coding sequence ATGTCTTTTCGCCGTCTCCTAAGATCCCTTCCCCTAAGCGTTGCATTAACCGCTGGAAGCCTTCTTGCTGTGGCAAATGCACCTCAAGCACAGGCTCAAGATGCCTCTCAAAGCGGCAAGACTTTTGTAAGTGATTTTGGAGACCAAATTTCAACGATTATCAATGCGCCAATTACATTAACAGAGAAACGTCGCGAAATTTTGCCACTTATCAGTAAAAATGTAGATATTCCTGAAATTGGAAAATATTGTCTTGGCCATTTCTGGGCAACCGCTTCTAAAGAAGAGCAAGAGGAATATCTCGACCTCTTCCGTAAAGTACTGATGCATGCGATCACAACACAAATTGAGAATTTTCAAAACATCAGTATTCATGTCCTCGACAGCACCCCAACACGCTTTGGCGATAAAATTGATGCAATCGTTACACGCCCAACAGGACAGCCCATCAAACTCTCTGTTGTCACCAACGGTGAACCTCCAAAAGTCGTTGATGTCTATACAGAAGGGATGAGTGTTCGAATCACCCAAAGAAACGATTACCGTTCCTTCCTTGGCTCTCACAATGGTGAAGTTAAACAACTCATTGGCGCTATGCGCAAACAGGTTGCCTCTTATGATACAGAAAACAATAAGCCAGGCACACAACGTAGTTAA
- the queA gene encoding tRNA preQ1(34) S-adenosylmethionine ribosyltransferase-isomerase QueA, translated as MDPMEAFDFHLPHEQIALNPASPRESAKLLHVLSSKNETDPPNLHLVGDLPKLLKAGDLLVFNDTKVIPAKIQAWRTRNDTTAHIELTLDRPLPNGAWRALVRNAKRLKKSDELHFFSSLSLDRNHSPLPKADLDFVTAEILTIEHGVAEIKFSVTGEAFHDFLERVGKLALPPYIERPDGPTQEDEKNYQTVFAKNEGAVAAPTASLHFTENLLDSLKQAKIDWTFVTLHVGAGTFLPVHGSPENHVMHPEWGKISEATAKKINQARENGSRIIPVGTTSLRLLESAVNTQREIEPWIGETAIFLRPGYEFRAADALLTNFHLPRSTLFMLVCAFAGTTKMQNAYQHAIKNNLRFYSYGDLCLLEKKLDHL; from the coding sequence ATGGACCCCATGGAAGCATTCGATTTTCACCTTCCTCATGAGCAGATTGCGTTAAATCCTGCCTCTCCACGCGAAAGTGCAAAATTACTTCATGTCCTTTCATCCAAAAACGAAACAGATCCCCCTAACCTGCATTTAGTCGGGGATCTCCCAAAACTGTTAAAGGCTGGGGATCTGCTTGTTTTTAATGACACCAAGGTTATTCCAGCCAAAATACAAGCTTGGCGAACACGGAATGACACGACGGCGCATATTGAGTTAACGCTAGACCGCCCTCTACCCAATGGGGCATGGCGCGCACTCGTTCGAAACGCAAAACGCCTCAAAAAAAGCGATGAACTTCATTTTTTTTCAAGTTTAAGCCTTGATAGGAATCATTCTCCTTTACCAAAGGCAGATCTCGATTTTGTTACGGCTGAAATTCTCACAATCGAACATGGCGTTGCTGAAATAAAATTCTCTGTAACAGGAGAGGCTTTTCATGATTTTTTAGAACGTGTTGGAAAATTAGCCCTGCCGCCCTATATTGAGCGTCCTGATGGTCCGACACAAGAAGATGAAAAAAACTACCAAACTGTTTTTGCCAAAAATGAAGGGGCGGTCGCTGCTCCTACCGCAAGTCTGCACTTTACAGAAAATCTTTTAGATTCTTTAAAACAGGCAAAAATTGATTGGACCTTTGTCACGCTCCATGTCGGTGCGGGTACATTTTTACCCGTTCATGGCTCTCCTGAAAATCATGTCATGCATCCTGAATGGGGCAAAATTTCAGAAGCAACCGCAAAAAAAATTAACCAAGCACGCGAGAATGGCTCCCGTATCATTCCAGTTGGGACAACCTCTTTGCGTCTTTTAGAAAGTGCCGTAAATACACAAAGGGAAATAGAGCCTTGGATCGGTGAAACTGCTATTTTCCTACGTCCTGGTTATGAATTTCGTGCGGCGGATGCCCTATTAACAAATTTTCATCTTCCACGCTCCACTTTATTCATGCTGGTGTGCGCTTTTGCTGGAACAACAAAAATGCAAAACGCCTATCAGCACGCTATTAAAAACAATTTGCGCTTTTATTCCTATGGAGATCTATGCCTCTTGGAAAAAAAATTAGATCACTTATGA
- a CDS encoding galactose mutarotase, with product MWKIVDKGQDEKGAWIKLRCVSPDGDQGFPGKVTIETTYFLGIDNSFRLEYGATTDKKTPLSITNHTYWNLNGEGSGSIAPETLQVFADRYTPTDVSLIPTGHVLPVEGTIFDYRQPILLSARLNSSDPQMLWHRGLDENFVLNGAYGEKPRPAAILADPRSGRALRISTTEPGMIAYTGNSLDGAFVGPSEKTYRQTNGIALETGAFPDALHHPNFPSIILTPADGYHSTTVWDFGTIEKQ from the coding sequence ATTTGGAAAATTGTAGATAAAGGACAAGACGAGAAAGGGGCGTGGATCAAGCTCCGCTGCGTAAGTCCAGATGGTGATCAGGGCTTTCCAGGAAAAGTGACGATTGAAACCACTTATTTCTTAGGAATTGATAATAGTTTCAGATTAGAATATGGCGCAACAACGGATAAAAAAACACCTTTGAGTATTACAAATCATACTTATTGGAATTTAAACGGTGAAGGTTCTGGTTCTATTGCGCCAGAAACGTTGCAGGTTTTTGCAGATCGTTATACGCCGACAGACGTTTCTTTGATTCCAACAGGGCATGTTCTGCCTGTAGAAGGCACTATTTTTGATTATCGTCAGCCTATTTTATTAAGTGCACGTTTAAATTCTTCCGATCCTCAAATGCTTTGGCACCGTGGATTAGATGAGAATTTTGTATTAAATGGTGCATATGGCGAGAAGCCACGTCCGGCTGCTATTCTGGCAGATCCAAGATCTGGCCGTGCGTTGAGGATTTCTACAACTGAACCAGGGATGATTGCCTATACAGGAAATTCTTTAGACGGCGCTTTTGTTGGCCCTTCGGAGAAAACATACCGCCAAACAAACGGTATTGCGCTTGAAACGGGCGCATTTCCAGATGCGCTTCATCACCCTAATTTTCCTTCTATTATCCTTACGCCAGCAGACGGTTATCATTCAACAACCGTCTGGGATTTTGGCACAATCGAAAAACAATAG
- the tgt gene encoding tRNA guanosine(34) transglycosylase Tgt yields MTSKHTPPLPDFTPCNRFQWLPEGEDGKARAGWLHTAHGKVPTPIFMPVGTCATVKGMTPSLLRSTGAGIILGNVYHLMLRPTAERVHRLGGLHQFMNWAGPILTDSGGFQVMSLGKLAKVKEEGVTFQSHIDGSKHFLSPERSTEIQFLLDSDISMVLDECPALPATKARLESSMECSLRWAKRSRDAFKKRPGYGQFGIVQGGTEKDLRERSAEGLKKIGFEGYAVGGLAVGESQELMFSTLDFTLPFLPEDKPRYLMGVGTPQDMLGAVERGIDMFDCVMPSRAGRTARAYTERGYINLRNARFAEDPRPLTPFEEGPLKNVSRAYLHHLFKCQEMLGAIFLTLHNLAYYQRLMQQLRLAIINQTLSETAIYLRSEWLKGDWELTEWDTPIPAPVDPLLFP; encoded by the coding sequence ATGACTTCAAAACATACTCCCCCATTACCTGATTTTACGCCTTGCAATCGTTTTCAATGGCTTCCTGAAGGAGAAGACGGCAAAGCGCGTGCTGGCTGGTTACATACAGCGCACGGAAAAGTACCAACTCCTATTTTTATGCCTGTTGGTACCTGCGCAACAGTGAAGGGCATGACGCCTTCCTTGCTGCGCTCAACAGGTGCAGGCATTATTCTTGGAAATGTCTATCATCTTATGTTACGCCCTACGGCTGAACGTGTTCACAGACTTGGCGGTTTACATCAATTTATGAATTGGGCTGGCCCTATTCTTACAGATTCTGGTGGGTTTCAGGTCATGTCCTTGGGAAAACTCGCTAAAGTCAAAGAAGAAGGCGTCACTTTTCAATCCCATATTGACGGATCAAAACATTTTCTTAGCCCAGAGCGATCTACAGAAATTCAATTCTTACTGGATTCTGATATTTCAATGGTTTTAGATGAATGCCCTGCGCTTCCAGCAACAAAAGCACGCCTTGAAAGCTCAATGGAATGTTCTTTGCGTTGGGCGAAAAGATCACGGGATGCTTTTAAAAAACGTCCTGGCTACGGACAATTTGGTATTGTCCAAGGCGGAACAGAAAAAGATTTAAGAGAACGTTCCGCAGAAGGACTGAAAAAAATCGGTTTTGAAGGTTATGCTGTAGGTGGATTAGCAGTTGGTGAATCCCAAGAACTTATGTTCTCCACCCTTGATTTTACATTGCCTTTTCTCCCTGAAGATAAGCCTCGTTATTTAATGGGTGTCGGAACGCCGCAAGATATGCTTGGTGCTGTTGAACGTGGGATCGATATGTTTGATTGTGTTATGCCTTCCAGAGCTGGCAGAACGGCTAGAGCTTACACTGAGCGTGGCTATATCAATTTACGCAACGCCCGTTTTGCAGAAGATCCACGTCCTCTAACGCCCTTTGAAGAAGGCCCCCTTAAAAATGTCTCCCGAGCTTATCTGCATCACCTTTTCAAATGCCAAGAAATGCTCGGAGCAATTTTTTTAACACTACACAATCTTGCTTATTATCAGCGTTTGATGCAGCAACTTCGACTAGCCATTATAAATCAAACACTTTCTGAAACAGCCATTTATCTCAGATCCGAATGGCTAAAAGGAGATTGGGAACTTACCGAGTGGGATACACCTATTCCTGCGCCAGTAGATCCATTGCTATTTCCTTAA
- a CDS encoding VacJ family lipoprotein: MLGILAGCDSDKIVKPPPTDPDELEEYNEVNDPLEPLNRDFFALNMWIYHKALRPLGKLWQKYIPQPIRDSINNLEETWREPMVFFSSAGAGKPYRAGNSFMRFAINMSFGIAGFFDIAKFAGYKEEPTDPGMVFALWNIDPGPYLFLPGMGPTNIRDAIGYAVGQALTPINYVPSGYGLIDFDWGYNVLGTFNMFASASDQLDQLEHQSLDPYAFLRSAWQQNRQGQIDALKKDKRMTPPSWYY, encoded by the coding sequence ATTCTTGGCATTCTAGCAGGTTGCGACAGCGATAAAATTGTAAAACCGCCACCAACAGATCCCGATGAATTAGAAGAATATAATGAGGTTAATGACCCTCTAGAACCTCTGAACCGTGATTTTTTTGCGCTAAATATGTGGATCTATCATAAGGCGCTCCGTCCTCTCGGAAAATTATGGCAAAAATATATTCCCCAGCCTATACGGGATTCTATCAATAACCTTGAAGAAACCTGGCGAGAGCCAATGGTATTTTTTTCAAGTGCCGGCGCTGGAAAGCCCTATCGCGCTGGTAACTCTTTTATGCGTTTTGCCATCAATATGAGCTTCGGAATTGCTGGCTTTTTCGATATTGCAAAATTTGCTGGCTACAAAGAGGAGCCAACCGATCCTGGGATGGTCTTTGCGCTTTGGAATATTGATCCTGGCCCTTACCTTTTTTTGCCTGGTATGGGACCAACTAATATTCGTGATGCAATTGGTTATGCTGTTGGGCAAGCGCTCACACCAATCAACTATGTACCTAGCGGATACGGTCTGATTGATTTCGACTGGGGATATAATGTCCTCGGGACATTTAATATGTTTGCATCTGCATCCGACCAACTTGATCAATTAGAACATCAAAGTCTCGACCCCTATGCCTTTCTACGAAGTGCTTGGCAACAAAATCGGCAGGGGCAAATCGATGCACTTAAGAAGGACAAACGCATGACCCCTCCAAGCTGGTACTATTAG
- a CDS encoding RND transporter yields MVFSLTSILTNIGTLCRKHAWKTFGFFALLAALSCAYTVTHLGITTETDRLFSDSLPWKQKISEVEHLFPGEKGTLVAVIRGKTPEEAQDAAKQLADKLSQDTVHFSSVSLPNANPYYLDRALLFLDETQLQSLLDSLVSSQAFLGTLAADPSARGLFGSFTLMGKGIEAGEDIPADFNKPLNGLAEALTQNAKGDYTPLSWQKLLLSDLDALAAGPEFVLTHPKRDFNSLQPSQASTTAMRTAFNDLKLAKDGRVNLLITGEAKINDEEFATVADGMTISLVLSIVLVSLWLFLAVKSPRIVFPVLITLIFGLILTTGFASISVGTLNLISVAFAVLFVGIAVDFAIQYSVRFRSQKDMNAGEAIDQTSKECGIQILVAALATAAGFLAFTFTSFVGVAQLGIIAGVGMLIAFICTIALLPALLIIFKAHPDKAETGFAFMHPVDHKIRKYRAIVLGIFGILALLGIGLLYFLKFDSDPLHTKNPNTEGMQVLHILEENPFTTPYNAQLLVSNFKEAASKAKQFSQLAKDPNSTIHDVLWLGAIVPEHQKEKLDIIEDSSDLILPTLDAINNPEPAPNAEELRKAAKKAAEELNSVKDKLSEPLLKLQAAMNVLSEAPDDVLIKTNNALTYYLTPQLTKLLRILQPKETTIADIPKDLRREYVSPDGRYLLIIHPKGHMSDSSVLRRFVDQVKSVDPNIAGPALEITESANTIVKAFITAAFAAIVMIFIILFINLRRLLDVCLVLAPLILSALLTVIIDVSIPEPLNYANVIALPLLLGVGVSFNIYFVMNWRAGLSDPLSSPTARAVLFSALTTGCAFGSLALSAHPGTASMGRLLLFSLAATLICTLVFIPALLPNHKAEPLIKE; encoded by the coding sequence ATGGTTTTTTCTCTCACGTCAATTCTCACGAATATTGGTACGCTTTGTCGAAAACATGCATGGAAAACCTTTGGATTTTTTGCTCTCTTAGCTGCTTTATCTTGTGCGTACACTGTAACGCATCTTGGCATTACCACTGAAACAGACCGCCTCTTCTCTGATTCTCTGCCTTGGAAACAAAAAATCTCAGAAGTTGAACATCTTTTTCCTGGAGAAAAAGGAACACTTGTCGCCGTTATTAGAGGAAAAACACCAGAAGAAGCGCAAGACGCAGCGAAACAGCTAGCCGATAAGCTTTCTCAAGATACCGTTCATTTCAGTTCCGTCAGCTTACCAAATGCCAATCCCTATTATCTCGACCGCGCGCTTCTTTTCCTTGATGAGACACAACTTCAATCTCTATTAGATTCCCTTGTTTCTTCCCAAGCTTTTTTAGGAACTTTGGCCGCAGATCCCTCAGCCAGAGGCCTTTTCGGATCCTTTACCCTTATGGGAAAAGGCATTGAAGCTGGCGAAGACATTCCCGCTGATTTCAATAAGCCTCTTAATGGTTTAGCCGAAGCACTGACACAAAATGCTAAGGGAGATTATACCCCCCTTTCTTGGCAAAAGCTTCTTCTCTCGGATTTAGATGCGCTTGCCGCGGGGCCGGAATTTGTTTTAACCCATCCCAAACGGGATTTTAACTCCCTTCAACCTTCCCAAGCCTCTACAACGGCAATGCGAACGGCTTTTAACGATCTGAAACTAGCAAAAGATGGCCGTGTTAATCTTCTCATTACGGGCGAAGCAAAAATTAACGATGAAGAGTTTGCGACTGTTGCTGATGGTATGACAATCAGCCTTGTGCTTTCAATCGTTTTAGTATCTCTTTGGCTTTTCTTAGCGGTGAAATCTCCTCGAATTGTTTTTCCTGTTTTAATTACGCTTATTTTTGGTCTCATTTTAACAACAGGTTTTGCAAGCATCAGCGTTGGAACTCTCAATCTCATTTCTGTTGCCTTTGCCGTTCTATTTGTTGGCATTGCCGTAGATTTTGCAATTCAATACAGCGTTCGTTTCCGCAGTCAAAAAGATATGAATGCAGGAGAAGCCATTGATCAGACCTCCAAAGAATGTGGCATTCAAATTTTGGTCGCTGCCCTTGCAACGGCGGCAGGCTTCTTAGCATTCACCTTCACAAGCTTTGTAGGCGTTGCCCAACTCGGAATCATTGCTGGCGTTGGCATGCTCATTGCATTTATCTGCACCATCGCATTGTTACCTGCTCTCCTTATTATTTTTAAAGCACATCCAGATAAAGCAGAAACGGGATTTGCATTCATGCATCCTGTGGATCATAAAATTAGAAAATACCGTGCTATTGTTTTAGGAATCTTTGGAATTTTAGCCCTCTTGGGAATTGGACTCCTCTATTTTTTAAAATTTGATTCCGACCCTTTACACACCAAAAATCCAAATACAGAGGGTATGCAGGTTCTTCATATTTTAGAAGAAAATCCTTTCACCACCCCTTACAATGCACAACTTTTAGTTTCAAACTTTAAAGAGGCGGCTTCAAAAGCGAAGCAATTTAGTCAGTTAGCAAAAGATCCAAATTCAACGATCCACGATGTTCTTTGGCTTGGTGCCATCGTCCCAGAGCATCAAAAAGAAAAGTTAGACATCATTGAGGATAGTTCAGACCTCATCTTGCCAACGCTTGATGCTATTAACAATCCCGAGCCAGCTCCAAATGCGGAAGAACTTCGAAAAGCAGCTAAAAAAGCCGCAGAAGAACTTAATAGTGTTAAAGACAAACTTTCTGAACCTTTATTAAAATTACAGGCCGCAATGAATGTTTTAAGCGAAGCGCCTGATGATGTTTTAATCAAAACCAATAATGCTTTAACGTATTATCTGACACCACAACTTACAAAATTGCTTCGTATTTTGCAGCCAAAAGAAACAACTATCGCGGATATTCCAAAGGATTTGCGCCGTGAATATGTCTCTCCTGATGGACGCTATTTACTGATTATTCATCCTAAAGGGCATATGTCAGATTCCTCTGTCTTGCGCCGTTTCGTTGATCAAGTAAAATCTGTCGATCCAAATATTGCCGGTCCTGCGCTTGAGATTACCGAAAGTGCCAATACCATTGTCAAAGCCTTCATTACCGCTGCTTTTGCCGCGATTGTAATGATTTTCATCATTCTCTTTATCAATCTGAGACGCCTCTTAGACGTTTGTCTTGTCCTTGCTCCCCTCATCCTTTCAGCACTCTTAACCGTCATAATAGACGTTTCAATTCCTGAACCTCTTAATTATGCAAATGTGATTGCATTACCCTTATTACTGGGCGTTGGCGTTTCTTTTAACATTTACTTTGTCATGAATTGGCGTGCAGGCCTATCAGATCCCCTCAGCTCGCCAACAGCAAGAGCAGTTCTTTTCTCTGCGTTAACGACTGGATGTGCCTTTGGCTCTCTTGCCTTATCAGCGCACCCTGGAACAGCTTCTATGGGAAGATTATTACTTTTTTCTCTTGCGGCAACCCTCATTTGCACATTAGTGTTTATTCCAGCCCTTCTGCCTAATCACAAGGCAGAACCTCTCATCAAAGAATAG
- a CDS encoding 4-(cytidine 5'-diphospho)-2-C-methyl-D-erythritol kinase — MSSLQTIAPAKINFFLHVLRRRLDGYHELDSLVAFAQYGDKIMLEETKKQNQDTLSLSGEFSEILTAETGNKINSVLMAARLWREEMQKHQQKLPFLHFSLEKKLPVAAGIGGGSSDSSATLNLLAKHYPLNDLTKETFSELFLKLGADGPVTQNNLPKRMRGIGEILNGIPLFPQIGILLLNPGIKVSTSKIFQALDIPEQKDLSYPKIPKEGWKDARMLFSFLKKTRNDLEQPAIKLVPIIADILSQLRHLPACQLARMSGSGATCFALFQNKADAQNAEKILRSSPNTPKSWWIWSGETYPSKTTETKDF; from the coding sequence ATTTCTTCGCTTCAAACAATTGCTCCGGCTAAAATTAACTTTTTTCTCCATGTTCTAAGACGCCGGCTAGATGGTTATCATGAATTAGACAGCCTTGTCGCGTTTGCGCAATATGGCGATAAAATTATGCTTGAAGAAACCAAAAAACAGAATCAAGACACTCTTTCTTTGTCTGGAGAATTTTCAGAAATTCTAACAGCGGAAACAGGGAACAAGATAAATTCTGTTTTGATGGCAGCACGCTTGTGGCGTGAAGAAATGCAAAAACATCAGCAAAAACTTCCATTCTTACATTTTTCTCTTGAAAAGAAACTGCCCGTTGCTGCCGGCATCGGGGGTGGAAGTTCAGATTCCTCTGCAACGTTAAATTTACTGGCTAAGCATTATCCGCTTAACGACCTCACGAAAGAAACATTTTCAGAGCTTTTTTTAAAGCTAGGGGCGGATGGTCCCGTAACACAGAACAACCTTCCAAAAAGAATGCGTGGGATTGGTGAAATTCTAAATGGAATCCCACTTTTCCCTCAAATCGGCATTCTGCTTCTTAATCCAGGCATTAAAGTAAGTACCTCTAAAATTTTTCAAGCATTAGATATTCCTGAACAAAAAGATCTCTCTTACCCTAAAATACCAAAAGAAGGATGGAAAGACGCAAGAATGCTCTTTTCCTTCCTCAAAAAAACAAGAAATGATCTGGAACAGCCTGCGATTAAGCTCGTTCCAATAATCGCTGATATTCTTTCTCAGCTACGACATCTTCCTGCATGCCAGCTGGCACGCATGAGTGGTTCTGGCGCAACCTGCTTTGCCCTTTTTCAAAATAAAGCAGACGCTCAGAATGCTGAGAAAATTTTACGTTCTTCCCCTAATACACCAAAATCTTGGTGGATCTGGAGCGGAGAAACTTATCCGAGCAAAACAACTGAAACGAAAGATTTCTAA